From the Candidatus Poribacteria bacterium genome, the window AATGGAACTCAACACGAATGGGGGTCCGAGCCCGCACGCCAGCGGCGTGTTATGTCTATTCTTCATGGATGAAGCACATAGAACCTTTATGAAACGCGCCTTGAATTTAGCGCGTCGGGGCAAAGGACGCACAAGTCCAAATCCGCTCGTCGGTGCGGTTGTTGTGAAAGCCGGACGGGTCGTCGGTGAAGGGTATCATCAAAAAGCCGGAACCCCACACGCCGAGGTCCACGCCTTGAACGCCGCAGGCGAAAACGCCAGAGGTGCGACGCTTTATGTGAACCTTGAACCGTGTTGCCATTGGGGACGAACACCGCCTTGCACGGAGGCAGTCCTTCAAGCAGGTGTTGCTGAAGTCTATGTTGCAGAGGTTGATCCGAATCCGAGTGTCGCAGGCAACGGGATCCGTCAGTTGCAAGAGGCGGGGATTCGTGTCCATGTCGGCACGTGTGCTGAAGAAGCAGCGCAGTTGAATGAGGTCCATAGGAAATACATTCAGACCGGCAAGCCGTTTGTTATTTTGAAAACCGCCATGAGCCTTGACGGGAAAATCGCCACTGCCTCAGGCGAATCGCAGTGGATTACCTCTGAGGGATCACGACAGCGCGGACATGAAATTCGCGACGCAGTAGATGCTATACTCGTCGGCAAAGGGACAGTTGACCGCGATAATCCGGCATTGACGACGCGGCTTCAGGATAGAGAAGGACAGGACGCAACTCGAATTGTGTTAGATTCACACGGGAGAACCTCCACGGACGCACGCATCTTCAACCCTGCGAGCAGTGCAGGAGTTATTATTGCTGTCACACCGGACGCACCCGCGAAGAACATCGGTGCTCTTGAAAAGGTGGGGGCAGAAGTAATAATCGTTCCAGAGGAAAAGGGTAAAGTGTGTTTCGAGCGTTTGATGGAGATATTGGGTGCGCGTGAGATAACAAGCGTCTTGGTGGAAGGTGGTGGGGAAGTCAATGCCTCGGCGATAGCCACAGGCGTTGTAGATAAGATGATGTGTTTTATCGCACCGAAATTGATTGGTGGGCGGGATGCCCCTGGACCTATCGGCGGTGAAGGGCTTGCAAGTTTAAAGGATGTACCGCATTTGAAACGCGTCAGTATCACACCTATTTCTGATGCTGCCGACTTTCTCATTGAGGGGTATCTGTAGCATGTTTACCGGGATCGTTGAAGAACTTGGAACCGTTGGAAGTATCCAACGCAAATCGGAAGGTGCGATCCTTGAAATTCAGGCGAGTGAAGTCCTCACGGATGCGAAAGTCGGCGACAGTATTGCCGTTGACGGTGCTTGTCTTACGATCGTTTCTCTAACATCGGAGGCGTTCGCTGGGGATATATCTGCTGAAACCTTACGCCGGACGACGTTAGGTGAGCGGAAAGTCGGTGAACAGGTTAACTTGGAACGTTCACTCCGGTTAAGTGACAGACTGGGTGGTCATCTGGTCCTTGGACACGTGGATGAAGTGGCGACAATCTGCGCTTGGAAAGACGAGGGCGATGCCTCTCTAATGCGGGTAACGATAAGCGATAATACCAGACGCTACATCACTTACAAAGGTTCTGTCACCGTTGACGGTATCAGTTTAACTGTGTCAGATGTTTCTAAAGATTCCTTTGAAGTCGCTTTGATTCCGCATACGAAGGCGGTCACGACTTTGGATATGAAACGGACTGGGACCAGGGTCAATCTTGAAGTCGATCTTATTGCGCGTTATATTGAAACACTTCTGAAAAATAGTGACGAGGTGTCGGGTTGGACTGAGCAAACCGGTTCCGAGACCCTCAATTTGAGTTTTTTAGCGAAACACGGCTATATGGATTGATCATCGGCTGTCAGTTTTTGGTTAAGCGTCTGATGTTATAGCAGGCAACTTTTTTATGA encodes:
- the ribD gene encoding bifunctional diaminohydroxyphosphoribosylaminopyrimidine deaminase/5-amino-6-(5-phosphoribosylamino)uracil reductase RibD, with protein sequence MDEAHRTFMKRALNLARRGKGRTSPNPLVGAVVVKAGRVVGEGYHQKAGTPHAEVHALNAAGENARGATLYVNLEPCCHWGRTPPCTEAVLQAGVAEVYVAEVDPNPSVAGNGIRQLQEAGIRVHVGTCAEEAAQLNEVHRKYIQTGKPFVILKTAMSLDGKIATASGESQWITSEGSRQRGHEIRDAVDAILVGKGTVDRDNPALTTRLQDREGQDATRIVLDSHGRTSTDARIFNPASSAGVIIAVTPDAPAKNIGALEKVGAEVIIVPEEKGKVCFERLMEILGAREITSVLVEGGGEVNASAIATGVVDKMMCFIAPKLIGGRDAPGPIGGEGLASLKDVPHLKRVSITPISDAADFLIEGYL
- a CDS encoding riboflavin synthase, with the protein product MFTGIVEELGTVGSIQRKSEGAILEIQASEVLTDAKVGDSIAVDGACLTIVSLTSEAFAGDISAETLRRTTLGERKVGEQVNLERSLRLSDRLGGHLVLGHVDEVATICAWKDEGDASLMRVTISDNTRRYITYKGSVTVDGISLTVSDVSKDSFEVALIPHTKAVTTLDMKRTGTRVNLEVDLIARYIETLLKNSDEVSGWTEQTGSETLNLSFLAKHGYMD